From the genome of Dictyoglomus sp.:
TTGTTGGTCATGAGTGAAAATATTTATATTTTTTCAAACGGAGAGTTAAAGAGAAAACAAAATACTATTTATTTTGAAGTTAAAGACGGAAATCATAAATATTTACCAGTAGAAAATATAAGAGAAATACATCTTTTTGGAGAAGTAATCTTAAATAAAGATGCTTTAGAGTTTTTATCTCAAAAAGAAATCATTCTTCACTTTTACAATTACTATGGCTATTATGTAGGATCTTTTTATCCTCGCGAACACTACAATTCTGGGTATATTTTATTAAAACAAGTAGAGCATTATTTAGATTTTGAAAAAAGAAGATATCTGGCATTAAAATTTGTTGAAGGAGCAATTTCTAATATCATTACAGTTTTAAGCTATTATAGAAGAAAAGGAATAAATTTAGAATCTTTAGATAAAATAAATGCCTTATATCAAAATTTATTTTATCAAAATACTATAGAAGAAATAATGGCTATAGAAGGAAAAGTGAGAGAGATTTATTATTCGGAATTTAATAAAATAATTGAGAATAAGGAATTTATAATGGATAAAAGATCTAAAAAACCCCCAGAAAATCAAATTAATGCTTTAATAAGCTTTGGAAATTCTCTACTATATTCTTATATTTTATCTGAAATTTACAAAACTCATCTTGACCCAAGAATAGGTTATTTA
Proteins encoded in this window:
- the cas1b gene encoding type I-B CRISPR-associated endonuclease Cas1b, which gives rise to MSENIYIFSNGELKRKQNTIYFEVKDGNHKYLPVENIREIHLFGEVILNKDALEFLSQKEIILHFYNYYGYYVGSFYPREHYNSGYILLKQVEHYLDFEKRRYLALKFVEGAISNIITVLSYYRRKGINLESLDKINALYQNLFYQNTIEEIMAIEGKVREIYYSEFNKIIENKEFIMDKRSKKPPENQINALISFGNSLLYSYILSEIYKTHLDPRIGYLHATNFRRFTLNLDIAEIFKPIIVDRVIFYITNKNMLSSRDFEEKLNGIYLKESGRKIFISKIEEKLRTTVFYKKLGKNVSYRRLIRMELYKLEKHLIGDEKYYPLISEW